A genomic region of Papaver somniferum cultivar HN1 chromosome 7, ASM357369v1, whole genome shotgun sequence contains the following coding sequences:
- the LOC113297945 gene encoding xyloglucan glycosyltransferase 4-like — translation MENPKNFSVVRIKSSPEFSEKEKVNKNNKRYKWILLLKAHKLIVFLTWFTNGFRALHSKIKKRIANSEKIHSNRGKLYKFIRIFLIISMAALIFEIIAHFQNWNLSLIQPMEVEGLLHWSYVAWLSFRVDYIGPVVIMLSKFCIVLFMIQSLDRFVQCMGWFWIKFKRIKPVIEEPPDTDDPSSYPMVLVQIPMCNEKEVYAQSISAACQLEWPKDRVLIQVLDDSNDETVQVLIRNEVNYWHEKGVNIIYRHRFDRTGYKAGNLNSAMTCDYIKDYEFVAIFDADFQPNSDFLVQTVPHFKGKPDVGLVQARWSFVNIDENLLTRLQNVNLCFHFEVEQQVNGHFLHFFGFNGTAGVWRIKALEDSGGWLERTTVEDMDIAVRAHLNGWKFIFLNDVRVLCELPESHETYKKQQHRWHSGPMQLFRLCLPSIIRSKISIWKKLNLIFLFFLLRKLILPLYSFTLFCIILPLTMFVPEAELPVWVICYIPIFMSFLNILPSPQSFPFLVPYLLFENTMSVTKFNAMISGLFQLGSAYEWVVTKKTGRLSEVDLVSMAAEMEFKSSNHQSLLQRRASESGLELLKKLREHEEAPVVKKKRNRLYRKELFLAFLLLTASARSLLSAHGVHFYFLLFQGLSFLVVGLDLIGEQVN, via the exons ATGGAGAACCCCAAAAACTTTTCAGTTGTACGAATCAAATCATCACCAGAGTTTTCAGAGAAAGAAAAAGTtaacaagaacaacaagagatACAAATGGATTCTTCTTTTAAAAGCTCACAAACTCATTGTTTTCCTTACTTGGTTCACTAATGGGTTTAGAGCTTTACATTCAAAGATTAAGAAAAGAATTGCAAATTCAGAAAAAATACATAGCAACAGAGGAAAGTTATACAAGTTCATTAGGATTTTTCTCATCATTTCAATGGCAGCTTTGATCTTTGAGATTATTGCTCATTTTCAGAATTGGAATTTAAGTTTGATCCAACCAATGGAAGTTGAAGGTCTGCTTCATTGGTCTTATGTTGCTTGGTTGTCATTCAGAGTTGATTATATTGGTCCTGTTGTGATAATGCTTTCAAAATTCTGTATTGTCTTGTTCATGATTCAATCACTTGATCGTTTTGTTCAATGTATGGGCTGGTTTTGGATCAAGTTTAAGAGAATTAAGCCGGTTATCGAAGAACCCCCGGATACTGATGATCCTTCAAGCTATCCTATGGTTCTTGTTCAGATTCCAATGTGCAATGAAAAAGAG GTGTATGCGCAATCAATCTCAGCTGCCTGTCAGTTAGAATGGCCAAAAGATCGAGTGCTAATTCAGGTCCTAGATGACTCAAACGATGAGACTGTGCAAGTACTAATCAGGAATGAAGTCAACTATTGGCACGAGAAAGGAGTGAACATAATTTACAGGCACCGTTTTGATCGTACCGGGTATAAAGCTGGGAATCTTAATTCAGCAATGACTTGTGATTATATCAAAGATTATGAATTTGTGGCTATTTTCGATGCCGATTTTCAGCCAAATTCAGACTTCCTTGTACAGACAGTTCCTCACTTCAAG GGCAAACCGGACGTAGGCCTTGTGCAAGCTCGCTGGTCATTTGTGAACATAGATGAAAACCTGCTTACAAGGCTCCAAAATgtgaatttatgtttccattttGAAGTGGAACAACAAGTTAATGGTCATTTCTTGCACTTCTTTGGATTCAACGGAACTGCAGGCGTCTGGAGAATTAAGGCCCTCGAGGACTCTGGAGGATGGTTAGAGAGAACCACTGTGGAAGACATGGATATTGCGGTGAGGGCTCACCTGAATGGGTGGAAGTTCATTTTCCTCAATGATGTCAGGGTTCTTTGTGAACTACCAGAGTCTCATGAGACATACAAGAAACAACAACACCGCTGGCATTCGGGTCCTATGCAACTCTTTCGATTATGCCTTCCAAGTATCATAAGATCAAAG ATCTCCATTTGGAAGAAGTTGAACCTGatatttctatttttccttttacGGAAACTGATTCTTCCATTGTATTCCTTCACATTGTTCTGCATTATTCTTCCGTTAACAATGTTCGTACCCGAGGCAGAACTACCTGTTTGGGTAATCTGTTACATACCCATTTTCATGTCATTCCTAAATATTCTGCCTTCACCACAATCATTTCCTTTCTTAGTACCTTACCTACTTTTTGAGAACACAATGTCTGTGACAAAATTCAATGCAATGATCTCGGGACTCTTCCAGTTAGGTAGTGCCTATGAATGGGTGGTAACGAAAAAGACTGGACGATTATCCGAAGTCGATTTAGTGTCAATGGCAGCTGAAATGGAATTCAAATCATCAAACCATCAATCTCTTCTTCAGAGAAGAGCTTCTGAATCAGGTCTAGAGTTGTTGAAAAAGCTACGAGAGCATGAAGAAGCTCCGGTGGTTAAAAAGAAGAGGAACAGACTTTACAGGAAAGAACTCTTTCTTGCTTTCCTTTTGCTTACTGCCTCCGCAAGGAGCTTGTTATCAGCTCATGGTGTTCATTTCTATTTCTTGCTGTTTCAAGGACTCTCATTTCTGGTCGTGGGTCTTGATTTGATAGGGGAACAAGTGAACTAA